The segment caaaaaaaatcaattttcttgcatCAAACCCGGACATTTACAACTTCCTCATATTTCTGATGCGTTGTCCATCATCAAGGAGACGTTGTACTGTTGTGGTGAAAAAGGTACCACCCAGCAGCTGCCCACAGTGGTGGCACCCGGAAAGGCCACAAGACTGAAACGCAGTGTGCAAAGGGGTTGGAAgaggaagaaagaaataaataagaagtgcggaggaaaaaaacgaagaagagcaaaaaagCAGCACAGCGAGTTCGATGGACGCTGACATTTGATGACGCTTCCTGGGTGTTTTTGAACTTCTTTGTGGCCCAATTACTGAAGCGAATGACCCAAAGTGGAGCCCATTGTGGTAAAAATCCCAATAGCGAGCTGAGTTGAGCCTTCaaacataaaacaaaaaaagaaacaaggaACTCCCATCATCATCTGACAGATTTTAGGagttgcagcagcagcagcagtaaaaaaaaagaaagaaagaagtcTTAACCTGAACGGATGATCTGAATGGAAAGACGAAACAGGAGGATTTGAAAAAGATAAGATTACGACGATTAGAGAAAGGATTTTGGTGTGATTGTGCGTGTGTTTGTGGATTATGTGgatagaagaattttccggtgGTGCATGAATGGATGGTGAAGATGCTCAAATCAAGCACGGAGGGATCATCATCTATGCTATCAACGGGCGAAAATCATTCGCTGATCGTGAAAACACGAACAAGACTGTATGAGCAACATCCAACATACGAGGAGCTCTACAAAAGCACCATGAGTCTGCTCAAGGTAGTCAATGATGGTGCCATTGAGGAAAGTCCCGCGGCTGCATCAGGTAACGCATGCCCCCTACTCCCGCCCATAAGGACAAATAATAATACAACCAGCGTCAATAATAACGTCCACGGTGAAGCAGACGTTAGCGGCGGTGGTGATGCAGCCAAGGAGCCCGAATCGGCGGAACTAATAACAAAAGGTGAGGAGAAGGCACTCCATCAGAACCCAATAACAAAAGCAGCCTCAGCACAGGAAGTCCTAATGGCATACAGACACAAATTAACCCCCTACGAACGCAATGAGATTCTCAACTACAAACAAATCTACTTCATTGGGGCCACAGCAATGAAGAGACCCGGTATCGGTGGTGCCAATAATTGTGACTACGACAACGAGCAAGGATCCTACATTCACATCCCACACGATCATGTGGCCTACCGCTATGAGGTGCTCAAAATAATTGGGAAAGGGAGCTTCGGGCAGGTCGTCAAGGCGTACGATCACAAAACCCATCAACATGTTGCCCTTAAAATGGTGCGCAACGAAACGCGCTTCCACAAACAGGCACAAGAGGAAATACGTATTCTCTACCATCTACGTAGGCAAGATAAGGATAATACAATGAATATCATCCATATGTATGATTATTTTACGTTCCGAAATCACATGTGCATCACATTCGAGTTGCTCTACATTAATCTGTATGAATTGATTAAGAAGAACAAATTCCAAGGATTCTCCTTGCAGTTGGTGCGTAAATTTGCACACTCACTGCTCATCTGCTTGGATGCATTGCACCGAAATGGGATCATTCATTGTGATCTAAAACCCGAAAATATATTGCTTAAGCAACAGGGTAGATCTGGAATTAAGGTAAGATCTTTTCAGAGTTTTATACATCTTTTAAAGGATTTACTCTGTTGGAGTTTAGTAGGTTAATTAGATCAGAGAAGCTCCAACTTGTTTTTGTCAAAAACTTCAACATTTTAGGGTAAAAGATGGAGCTGtaacttttaagaaaaagaagccTTGAACATAAAAAGCCTTtcacggtttttttttaaatccaacTTTTTGATCAAAAACTCCAACTTATTGACAAGAAAAGTCGGAGCTTGAACTTTTAAGACAAAGAAGACTTGAAATTAATCACCCTTTCAAAGGTTTTGTCTAAAGGAATAAAGTTGGTAAATAAGATTAAAGAAGCTCAACCCTTTTGGTTCAAAACTCTAACTTTTTTTGTCAAGAACTCTAactttttgacaaaaaaaaagtcagagcTTCAACTTTTTAAACAAAGAAACCTTGAACTTTGGCAGGCTTCAAAGATTTTATGTTTGTAAGAATTAAGTTTGGTAAATAAGATTAGAGAAGTTccaactttttcttttaaaattgctAATTTTCATTAGGAAAGAAGCCCTGAATACGCTTCTTTCTTCAAACTTAGCAACTGCTTAAAGATGATGTAGTAAACtaggagaaataattttattctattacaTTGATtgtgtttcattttcttctttgttaaaaataaaacttcttcaGGGAAAAAGTCGTTAACAGTCATgtaaaattactaaataaaGATCAGTTAGCAAACTCAGAGAAGTCATTCTGTGTTACTTCAGGAAAAAACCGTTAACAGTCTTCATCCTACAGATGAAACTGCTAAGCTCTAATCTCCTAATTAATCAGAAGAAAGGATTCCGACGTTGCttatatttcaattaacaAATTATTGAAGTTAGCTTCAATAACTAATTATCCGTCTATTTCGTTAACGTCAAAATCTAAAAACGatctaactaaaaaaataaaaaaacaataaattctcttccCAAATAGGTAATTGATTTTGGGTCATCGTGTTATGAGGAACAGCGTGTGTATACGTACATCCAGAGTCGCTTCTACCGTGCCCCAGAAGTCATAATGGGTCTCAGGTACACCTGTGCCATTGACATGTGGAGTCTGGGATGTATTCTCGTGGAATTGTACACGGGAAGTGCTCTCTTTGCTGGTGAAGATGAATTTGATCAGTTGTCGTGTATAATGGAAATGTTGGGCATGCCACCTGAGAAGATGTGGGAGCAATCAAAGAAACGTTCAACGTACATTAGCTCCAAAGGCTACCCACGGTACTGTAGACTTGCTACAAATTCCGATGGGACAATGCGTATGATCCCCGGGAAGACGCGTCGTGGTAAATTACGTTGCGTACCCGAACATAGGAGTCTCAAGAATGCCCTAAAAGGATGCGAAGAtccattatttattaatttcattcgTGGTTGCCTGGAATACGATCCTGCACTACGGATGACCCCATCGGCTGCACTGAGGCATAGTTGGTTCCGTAGGCGTCTACCACGGCCACCAGATACGGATTCAAGTGGTGTTAGTTCGTCAAATTCAACCCTTGTGTCGGCAAGTGAAGGTACCACGCAGGAACCCGCAGCGGCACGGGTTACCTACAAAAAGGCACCAAAATCACCGGTACAGCAGCCTCAACAGCGTGCCCCCTCGCCTCAGAAGGAGCAAGAAGGTACGAGAAAATGTCCAAGATTTTGTAGGATAAGTTAACATTACACAATATAGCTCTATTAGCTTAAGGTGCGcgcctcaaaaaaaaattagtaagaTGTGTTGCAGTATTTGTGCCTATGGTAAGCTAAACTTCAAACCCATTTGTGCCAGTTGATCCTTGCCAAAAAGTTACTGTCGCGTCGTTCCCACATAGACCTGACAACATTGGCAAGGGAactatttgttttaaattattacttaaaaaaatcttttttaatttgtttattaattcaattttttcttatgtgTTTCATTTTAggaacaaattaaaagaaaatgacgCTTCCACCAACGCAACTATTTAAATCATCACATGGACTGAGCAGTATAGAGATACCGACTTTAGCATTTTATCAATGGAGCACAGACGTTGTGCTCAACTCagatctcaataaaaaaaaactttgtgtgtttaatttaaaggagcgatggatttaaaaaaaaaagaagtgaaaacaTGAATAATGAGAACAAATTGTGGATGCagaagtaatttaaaaaaaaaaaacaaaaataattaaataaaaaaaaatgcataatgCGCCAATCGATACTCAAGAGcaccccaagaaaaaaaacggacGAGATCGTTGTTCTCAAAAaatttgatgatgatgacaaGATAAAAGGAAGGAAGAAAggattaataaaacaaaaataaataaactcatGTATAAATGAAGCTTCTGTGTGATCGACGTCGGAGggtgtgtataaaaaaaattaataaaaacaagaaaaataattatcaaatgtagaagaagaaaaaaaacctgagAACTGAAATTGTTACATTGTTCGAttagtagatttttttaatatcagaCAATTTTGATGACAACACCTTCCCCCCCCTTAGACGGTATAAAACAATTTACGTGttatgatgaagaaaaaaacaaaaattatattgtagATGAATTGCGTGCAAAAGTAGGagatttgtgaattttaaaaattcattttattttccccattttacCTCGCAGTGAATAACCATCGCGCGGAggatgttttctttcttttcaacacagtttttaaaaagaaaaacaaaaaaattgtaattttaacattaaattacaaaacttTACAGACTTTTTGCAAAACACAGTGCGCCCCAAAAacttcttataaaaaaatatgctttaaaacaacaaaaaatgttaagccgtttttaataaaatgcaaatagataaagaagaagtaaaaaaaaactcttgaaaaTGTCAATTTGTGACGACATAGCGTCTATGCATTTGTTTTCCCACATATCCTACCACCACCCACTCCACCCTCCTCTCCACCTCCCCCTACAACccagaagaaaaagtttattaatgaTTCAATTAATGGATTCTTtgtccttttaattttcttcttctctattccttctttttatcttcataccttcttgattttattttcagatttatttctttttttacttccTCTCTACCACCACCCCAACCCCCTCCTACAAATATTCATACcaaatttttgctaatttccagtgaatttcactttttattattCGTTAAAAACGTTGAGAAGGTATAATACTTGAAATTATTCCGCGACGTGTAAGAAATATTGTAGAAAAATTTTGCCCAACTGGACTATCTACTCTAATTTGATTAGTTTGTatcaaaattaagaattaaaaaaaaattggttagATCAGTTTGAAGAACAAGACTTGAACATTtagacaattttattattaatgactgttgagaagaaaaaaaatttttattcgcGTAACAATTAatgttaagaataaaaaaaaaagaaatagtttaTCAGGTTAGTTGAGCTTAAACGATTTTAACTATTTATTCAGTCCAGCCGGGTTGATTTTACGACTGCGATTTATTACACGtcgctttaaaaaataatcacgcGTATAATACTAAACCTCCAacgtattaaattaattactttagGCTTCtcttttgaattcaatttaatttaacaaacaaaaaaatcttcccaaaCCTTTTCCCTTCTTCCTCACATcctttgtaaaaaaagaaaaaacaaaataaataaataaacgcgGCGTACGAGTTATTAAGAAAGCGCCTCAAGGTCCGCGTGCACGAACTTAAGTGCTGGTGCACccgaaatacatttttctcgACTTATTGTGAGAGACTTGGGacgaataaaatgcaataacaACCAAaacaaaaagtcttttttaatgctttttctttttttttatttttattattttcacttcCGTTTTaacactatttttttttaccttcctGTGCCCTTCCCCAAAGGCACCGaacaaaattatggaaaaaaaaacttaaggattcttgacaaaaaaaagaagaagaaggaataaTGAAGAAACGGCCATGCTTTTCCAGGGAATCAGCACAGGGAGGCATGTAGTTGTTGTTTGAGGATTAACGCTTGTTCattatcaaattgaaatttggGGCGGAGGAGGGCAttaagagaagagaaaattcgcTGCAACATTTTCGTTCTTTCCACACGCCAGGTATGCTTCAATGACTTCTTGCTCAGAGAATCCTAATTCCTTCAGCTGAAACACACAAAAGAACAAAGGTCAGAGTTGAAATGAAgcaaaggtgaaaaaaaaaaggaatttttcgtCTTACTCTTTCAATCGCTGCGATGTCTTCGGGTGTAAGATTGTAGGGATTTGCTTCGAGGGGGGCACCTGCGGGATTTGCAGCTGCCTCACCGGCTTCCTCACCCTCCCCAGCACTCTCCCCCTGCGGCTGTGGACGCTCCTCCGTGTCCTGGAGAACACCAGAGCCGACTGTGGCTGCGGGATGATTGTCCGGATCGTATGGCTCATTGAGCATATTTACAAAGGTTTCCTGATTCTCCGAGATGAGTCGCAAAAGGGCTGGATTGGATTGACCCACTTGCTGCAGGAGGGCATGCAGGAAGCTCGGATTCTGCTGAATGAGGTAGCGCATCTGATGGAATTGCGGTTGTTGCCGCAAAAAATCCAACGGATCCCCACCCGTTGAAGCACCCTCACGGGGTACTTGAATAAACTCCCCGGGGGCCCCTTGGACACCTTCCGTTGCCCCAATGTTCTCCATCCCACCGGCAGCAGCTGTTTCCGGAATCCCCGAAATGAGGTATTCGACAGCCCTTTCGGGATTATTGAAGCTCGCCTGGAGGGCTTTGTGCACCTGATCGTGCGTATAGCCCATCTCAACGAGGTTCTCCACCATCTTCCCATACTCATCGCCCATCAGGAGACGCGATTCAGCCGCCTGCTGGGCACTCTGTGGCACCGGTGGGGGTGGTGCCTCCTCCTTGGGTGTCTCCTTGGGTGCTGCTGCTTCCCCCTCGGACTGTCCAATAGTCATCTTGGCAGCTTCCTTTGTTAGCTCTGCCGAACCCTCAGCTGCCACCTCTTCAGTTTCCTTgggttgctgctgctgctgctgctttgCCTTCTGTTGCATCAAAACGACAAATTTCTTCTCCTCCACATTGTACGATGCAACTGTTTGGCTATTCTCCAACATTACACCCCCATAGATGAGTAGTTGCCCATCCACAGGATAATCCTTCCCACGTTCCGCTTCAATCTTCTCCTTCAATTGTCGCACCtacacaacaacaacaacaagaaAGCAAGTCATCCTCAAGAGAGAATCTCCTGTTTGACAAGAGAGAAGCTCCCACAAAATCCTGCAAACTCACCGTCTGCGTGTCATCGAACTCTATCTGAAACGTTTGCTGCTGCAGCGTCTTTATTGTGATTAGCATCCTGCAATGACAGGGCCCCTGTCAAGGTCCACCACGGGGATTCAATGTAAGAGTCACTCTCAAGAAGAGCACACGGAGAGCCTGAGAAGCAGCACACACAAACTCAGCCACGCGGCTGCGTCCGGAAATGAAGATAAATTTGTGGGGCCACACACACGTTCCGGAAAGCGATTTAATAGCACACAAACAGCACCACCATTCACTTGAGACACTACTTGGGGGTGCACCGGACTACAAAATGCACTAATGTTGACTAATTGCGGGTTATTTAACCTCGCTCTCCGCTgcttatttgcaaaatttacttGACAATGACAAGACAATCCACACGCATATTCCCATTGAACAAAAAAACGCCGATTCATGCAGGAATTCTGCAGAAAACCGTCGGCAATTTGtccataacctcaatttgagtgttctcaataattttgtttACTTCAATGTTTATGTTTTTCGCATAACATTCATTGAGAATTCGAATAAAGATATTAAATATCACGTTCTTATTATCTTTGTATCCTTCTTTGTGTGATTTTTAAGGTTCTTCAAGGAAATAATtggagaaaaatcataaaacttaCCCGCTCTCCCGAAGATGTTCTATCCATTGTGATGAAGGTGGCAGCACTGATaagctagaaaaaaattaatgtatgTCTTATTTTCGTTGGTTCGGTTGGTTcactgattaataatttcccgaatttcctttgatttccttcaaaattacattccttcacataaaattttactttctgCGTTATTTCAAGTCTTTTTTATGGAATTATTTTGATAGAATTTACGTGGATCAGCTGTTTATCAGATTCATGCAATTTCGAAGATttctaacaaatattttaatttctcaccTATCTGAAGGCCTGCAGTTATAATTTAACTCAATAATAGAGAATAATTTCACTCAAAAAcacaagaatttattgatttacaacacttttttattggaaaacaGGGACACCGTAAGAATAGAAGTTTTTGGCGGACTACTGCGCTGCACTTGAAGTGTTTACATTCTGGCACATTCCGTGGCATATGCAGCTAACTTCACTGCCTGTTGAGGTGTTTGTCACTGTGAAGCCGAAGAGCAAAAAAACGCGAGAAAAACCGGAAgaccataaaaaattattactgCAGAATGTCCGACGAGGACAAGCGTGCCTTTGTGGGGGACTTTGTGCGCTTCCTGCGCCAAGAAATCTCCCAAATGTCTCAAACCCCAGATCTAGTGGAGAGTCTCGAGGTGGCAGTGCAGTGTCTGGAAGCTGTCTTCCCAGCACCCCCGGAAAGTGATGTAAATGCATGGGAATTGTTCAGGACTGCCCGAGAAACAGCTGGTGGGGGTGGAAGTGGTGGCGATGGAGAGGCACTGAAGAATGAAGGGAATCGCCtgatgaaggaagaaaaataccAGGAAGCACTTCTCAGCTACAATCGCGCCATCTGCTGCGATCCACGTAATCCCATCTTCTACTGCAATCGTGCTGCAGCATGGATTCGTCTTGGGGACTACGATAGAGCCATTGCAGATGCTCAGATGTCACTAAAATACAATCCTAGCTACTGCAAGGCACATGCACGATTGGGGGATGCTCTTGTGAAGGTGGGGCGTTTGGAGCAGGCCATAAATGCCTATCAGGAGGCAGTACGACTAGAGCCTGGGAATGCAGACTACCAGAATAAGCTCGATACAACGAGGCAGCGTCTTCAGGATCAACCCAACGATGGTACTGCCAATGGGGCTGGTATGAATCAAGGGCTTGCGGAAATGGCAGCACGTATGATGTCTGATCCTTCCGTTAACGAAGTGTACGTAtgactttattttaattctttcagatctcttaaaacatttaaactttattaaatctctctttttttttattcctgcAGGCTATCCTACCTCAACGATTCCAACAGCATTGAGTCTCTCCTCAATACCGGACGACAATTGGCAATGCAAATGGGTGCCCAGAACCCGCAACTCTTCTCCGATATCCGACGTCTTTTGCAGTCTAATCCAAATGTGGCAAATCTCGTTAATACAATTCAGCAGCATCAGAATGATTCAGGTGGCTCCGATGGATCTGGAGGTCCTGGAGGGCCGCCCCCAACAAGCAGTCCTCCCAATTAGtgtgtttcttttttgcattatatattgtattcattaataaaataaaaattattcatcggaaaattctaataatttgTCTTTCACTTTTTCGAAAATTCTTACCTGTGACAATTGGTGGCAGCGGTGGGATAACAAAGCAATGCCTATGTgatcaaatacaaaaaatattttctttttacacattttttgttttatttgtcaTTTATAAAGTTGATGGTCACCAAGGTTATTCCTAAAGCAGCCCAGGCGAGCACCAGCAACAGCCATTTGGGACTCTGGAAGGGAGACCGGTGGGGATTTATGGGGTTCGATGGCAGGAGCATTGCAACTTGACGTCTTGCACAGAAAACAAGTGCAACAGGTGTGAGGTATTGTACACCAGCACCTGCATAGCTACCCGTGAAGCCAACAAGACCACTCACACTGCTCGTGAGGAGCGTAACAGCAAATGCCGGGACAAGAGCCAGGAGTGGCATGAGTGCCCGACAGAAAGCTGTACGACGTCCTGCCACGAGAATTGCCTCCAGATTTTGTTTCAGTGTTATTGCAACAATCGGAAGACTGGCACTGAGCGTGAAGACTGGGAAGAGGGCAAGGAAGTAGTCGACGATGCGCGTAAAGGCACCACCAGGTGTctcgagaaaattcaatgtgtAGAGATCATCGAGATGCTCAAATGCCAAGACCCCCGTGAGTGAGAGCAGGAGGTAGAAGCAGCCAATAAGGAGAAAATCCAACGGCAGCTGCCACGAGAGGTGACGCTTCTCACGTACGGGAGCCAGAAGGCTAGGGAGTGAATGGTGGCACATAAAGGAATAAATGCAGGTGCCAAAGAGGCTAGG is part of the Lutzomyia longipalpis isolate SR_M1_2022 chromosome 3, ASM2433408v1 genome and harbors:
- the LOC129793882 gene encoding dual specificity tyrosine-phosphorylation-regulated kinase 2 isoform X2, which translates into the protein MVKMLKSSTEGSSSMLSTGENHSLIVKTRTRLYEQHPTYEELYKSTMSLLKVVNDGAIEESPAAASGNACPLLPPIRTNNNTTSVNNNVHGEADVSGGGDAAKEPESAELITKGEEKALHQNPITKAASAQEVLMAYRHKLTPYERNEILNYKQIYFIGATAMKRPGIGGANNCDYDNEQGSYIHIPHDHVAYRYEVLKIIGKGSFGQVVKAYDHKTHQHVALKMVRNETRFHKQAQEEIRILYHLRRQDKDNTMNIIHMYDYFTFRNHMCITFELLYINLYELIKKNKFQGFSLQLVRKFAHSLLICLDALHRNGIIHCDLKPENILLKQQGRSGIKVIDFGSSCYEEQRVYTYIQSRFYRAPEVIMGLRYTCAIDMWSLGCILVELYTGSALFAGEDEFDQLSCIMEMLGMPPEKMWEQSKKRSTYISSKGYPRYCRLATNSDGTMRMIPGKTRRGKLRCVPEHRSLKNALKGCEDPLFINFIRGCLEYDPALRMTPSAALRHSWFRRRLPRPPDTDSSGVSSSNSTLVSASEGTTQEPAAARVTYKKAPKSPVQQPQQRAPSPQKEQEGTN
- the LOC129793882 gene encoding dual specificity tyrosine-phosphorylation-regulated kinase 2 isoform X1, whose amino-acid sequence is MVKMLKSSTEGSSSMLSTGENHSLIVKTRTRLYEQHPTYEELYKSTMSLLKVVNDGAIEESPAAASGNACPLLPPIRTNNNTTSVNNNVHGEADVSGGGDAAKEPESAELITKGEEKALHQNPITKAASAQEVLMAYRHKLTPYERNEILNYKQIYFIGATAMKRPGIGGANNCDYDNEQGSYIHIPHDHVAYRYEVLKIIGKGSFGQVVKAYDHKTHQHVALKMVRNETRFHKQAQEEIRILYHLRRQDKDNTMNIIHMYDYFTFRNHMCITFELLYINLYELIKKNKFQGFSLQLVRKFAHSLLICLDALHRNGIIHCDLKPENILLKQQGRSGIKVIDFGSSCYEEQRVYTYIQSRFYRAPEVIMGLRYTCAIDMWSLGCILVELYTGSALFAGEDEFDQLSCIMEMLGMPPEKMWEQSKKRSTYISSKGYPRYCRLATNSDGTMRMIPGKTRRGKLRCVPEHRSLKNALKGCEDPLFINFIRGCLEYDPALRMTPSAALRHSWFRRRLPRPPDTDSSGVSSSNSTLVSASEGTTQEPAAARVTYKKAPKSPVQQPQQRAPSPQKEQEGTRKCPRFCRIS
- the LOC129793890 gene encoding UV excision repair protein RAD23 homolog A-like; this translates as MLITIKTLQQQTFQIEFDDTQTVRQLKEKIEAERGKDYPVDGQLLIYGGVMLENSQTVASYNVEEKKFVVLMQQKAKQQQQQQPKETEEVAAEGSAELTKEAAKMTIGQSEGEAAAPKETPKEEAPPPPVPQSAQQAAESRLLMGDEYGKMVENLVEMGYTHDQVHKALQASFNNPERAVEYLISGIPETAAAGGMENIGATEGVQGAPGEFIQVPREGASTGGDPLDFLRQQPQFHQMRYLIQQNPSFLHALLQQVGQSNPALLRLISENQETFVNMLNEPYDPDNHPAATVGSGVLQDTEERPQPQGESAGEGEEAGEAAANPAGAPLEANPYNLTPEDIAAIERLKELGFSEQEVIEAYLACGKNENVAANFLFS
- the LOC129793893 gene encoding small glutamine-rich tetratricopeptide repeat-containing protein beta, whose protein sequence is MSDEDKRAFVGDFVRFLRQEISQMSQTPDLVESLEVAVQCLEAVFPAPPESDVNAWELFRTARETAGGGGSGGDGEALKNEGNRLMKEEKYQEALLSYNRAICCDPRNPIFYCNRAAAWIRLGDYDRAIADAQMSLKYNPSYCKAHARLGDALVKVGRLEQAINAYQEAVRLEPGNADYQNKLDTTRQRLQDQPNDGTANGAGMNQGLAEMAARMMSDPSVNEVLSYLNDSNSIESLLNTGRQLAMQMGAQNPQLFSDIRRLLQSNPNVANLVNTIQQHQNDSGGSDGSGGPGGPPPTSSPPN